One window of Triticum dicoccoides isolate Atlit2015 ecotype Zavitan chromosome 5A, WEW_v2.0, whole genome shotgun sequence genomic DNA carries:
- the LOC119297941 gene encoding uncharacterized protein LOC119297941 — MRVCRCQLWRCDHEFCYSCHVSTTTANKHASASSGTKTVPSSRQRSPAKPSRSGYGTPSTACPTDGYSEKERVQVSLIQRFLAGGFSLSGEHHNLTQQSLPSCCAVDSYIVDTMKDLHQLQRRLHTVNDEDVKEYRVIDIALERRYEWRIY, encoded by the exons ATGCGAGTATGTCGCTGCCAACTCTGGAG GTGTGACCATGAGTTCTGCTACTCCTGCCACGTGAGTACAACAACTGCGAACAAGCATGCTAGTGCGTCTTCTGGGACGAAGACAGTGCCGAGCTCTCGACAGCGCAGTCCTGCCAAGCCTTCGAGATCTGGGTATGGGACACCTTCGACTGCATGCCCCACCGACGGCTACTCAGAGAAGGAGCGGgtgcaggtgtcactcatccagcgGTTCCTCGCAGGGGGGTTTAGCCTGAGCGGCGAACATCACAACCTGACCCAGCAGTCGTTGCCGTCATGCTGCGCGGTGGACTCGTACATCGTTGACACCATGAAGGATCTCCATCAGCTGCAACGACGACTACATACAGTGAATGATGAGGATGTTAAAGAATATCGAGTCATAGATATAGCATTAGAAAGGAGATACGAATGGCGCATATACTGA